One Scomber japonicus isolate fScoJap1 chromosome 1, fScoJap1.pri, whole genome shotgun sequence DNA window includes the following coding sequences:
- the dbx1a gene encoding homeobox protein DBX1-A, translated as MMIPSVLAPPAFYPGLYRPAATLPLHQTLPNVFPTHSSFLVEDLLRISRPAAFLNRTVPSVSASMPTDTTTMSFSAETCSPKTSVPSSKDPTFLKFGVSAILAPSPKTASSHLSAHNMHSKTFPIPCFDGTFHPIFRTPYLPASSSVVPIPGTFSWPLAARGKPRRGMLRRAVFSDVQRKALEKMFQKQKYISKPDRKKLASKLGLKDSQVKIWFQNRRMKWRNSKERELLSSGGCREQTLPTKANPHPDLSDVGKKSSAEDDEEEEEEAFSRESVRAAGSSISSPSLSSKHSDFSESDEEEITVS; from the exons ATGATGATCCCAAGCGTCCTCGCGCCTCCGGCCTTCTACCCGGGTCTGTACCGGCCCGCCGCGACTCTGCCTCTCCACCAGACCCTGCCCAACGTCTTTCCGACGCACTCCAGCTTTCTTGTGGAGGACCTGCTGCGGATAAGCCGACCCGCCGCCTTCTTAAACCGGACTGTTCCCTCAGTCAGCGCCTCTATGCCCACAGACACCACTACCATGTCTTTCAGCGCCGAAACGTGCTCGCCAAAAACGTCAGTGCCGAGCAGCAAGGACCCAACTTTTCTCAAGTTTGGAGTGAGCGCCATCCTCGCACCTTCACCAAAGACCG CGTCCTCACACCTTTCAGCCCACAACATGCACTCCAAGACCTTCCCCATCCCCTGCTTTGACGGAACCTTTCACCCCATATTCAGGACGCCTTATTTACCAG caTCTTCATCCGTGGTTCCCATCCCCGGGACTTTTTCATGGCCCCTGGCCGCCAGAGGGAAACCCCGGAGAGGGATGCTAAGGAGGGCTGTGTTCTCCGATGTGCAGCGCAAGGCCTTGGAGAAAATGTTCCAGAAACAGAAATACATCAGCAAGCCAGACAGGAAGAAACTGGCTTCTAAACTTGGCTTAAAGGACTCACAG GTGAAAATCTGGTTTCAGAACAGGCGGATGAAGTGGAGAAACTCCAAGGAACGGGAGCTGCTGTCATCCGGTGGCTGCCGTGAACAAACGCTGCCCACCAAAGCCAACCCGCACCCGGACCTCAGCGACGTGGGCAAGAAATCCTCAgcagaggatgatgaggaggaggaagaggaggcgttcagcagagagagtgtgaggGCGGCAGGCTCCAGcatctcctctccctctctctccagtaAGCACTCAGACTTTTCAGAGTcagacgaagaagaaataacagtatcttaa